The Streptomyces sp. Alt3 genome has a segment encoding these proteins:
- a CDS encoding GOLPH3/VPS74 family protein: MGRSRRTIPEELLLLALDPTTGTTAQPQSLDLGLAGAQLVELALAGRIAPDGDRIAVVMPRPTGDPTLDSALELLRRRGSPVRAVHWIGGPRLGLRQIYLAHLERCGMVHAVAGQMCGVLPTTRYQATDTAISRDIRARLDSAIRTGVPPDPRTAALAALAHAVGLGKHLYPGNEGRSSRSRLRDLIRHDPMGGLVAHAVMDVQNGVAVQPRRNQQAAGVPLQPQAQAHRGSMAHTSVH; this comes from the coding sequence ATGGGCAGGAGCCGCAGAACAATTCCGGAGGAGCTTCTGCTGCTCGCTCTGGACCCGACCACGGGTACCACAGCGCAGCCGCAGTCGCTCGACCTCGGCCTGGCCGGGGCACAGCTAGTGGAGCTGGCTCTGGCAGGACGGATAGCCCCTGACGGGGATCGTATCGCCGTGGTGATGCCACGGCCGACAGGAGATCCGACTCTGGACTCCGCACTGGAGCTGCTGCGCCGTCGTGGCAGCCCGGTTCGGGCGGTCCACTGGATCGGCGGACCCCGGTTGGGACTTCGCCAGATCTACCTCGCTCATCTGGAGCGGTGCGGCATGGTTCATGCCGTGGCGGGCCAGATGTGCGGAGTGCTGCCGACGACTCGCTACCAGGCGACGGACACGGCAATCAGCAGGGACATCAGAGCCCGGCTGGACAGCGCGATCCGCACCGGCGTACCACCGGACCCGCGGACCGCGGCGCTCGCCGCACTGGCCCACGCGGTCGGACTCGGCAAGCACCTGTACCCCGGGAACGAGGGGCGTTCATCGCGCTCCCGGCTCCGGGACCTGATCAGACATGACCCTATGGGCGGACTCGTGGCGCATGCCGTGATGGACGTCCAGAACGGTGTGGCCGTCCAGCCGCGCCGTAATCAGCAGGCGGCAGGCGTGCCGTTGCAGCCGCAAGCGCAAGCTCACCGCGGCAGCATGGCGCACACCTCCGTCCACTGA
- a CDS encoding MFS transporter → MTTAEPTRANTGPPPSAESISVRIPAQADGGDGKDPDVSIRSRLRRHPVLLTTAVAAAVHLLWFFFFANSGGDIAAQDAWAEFVGRHPGTAYNLAWYGGMHPVSYSVVSPYLMSVLGVRTTMMVVGTVSSALTALILVRVPAVRNPLACALAGVFAYLCNALSGRVTFGLGMMFALGAVAAVFCWPHRWRYKRWAKAVVAAPLAGLATAGSPVAGLFLGVVAAALFLNKRRPGAYALGLAPVAVVVLSAWLFPFSGTQPMALGTLSLPFLYSVLVFFLVPRDWHTVRTAAAVYGAGTLLTYVVDSQIGSNVSRMAMLFAGVVLLAALPYTAPRTRRWYALIVVFAGLNFWIGFKGVDDIVRTAPAASWNRELAPLVNQLQNVGAERGRVEVVPASSHREASALAPYVNLARGWNRQADMKRNPLFYDDTLDPVNYREWLDRWAVHYVVLPTGKPDSGGEQEAALVEKGQPYLKAVWSDANWKLFRVLDPVPLADPPATVERAGDDELTIRVQTAGRVLIRIPYSRWLAVVDDEGKSVERPQETEESKKRSAEDSEAPKSFTNAHGCLIKVEEDGDGDEWTELLAPRAGVYRLAAPYQLQPGTPCPEELWQ, encoded by the coding sequence GTGACCACCGCTGAGCCGACACGGGCGAACACAGGCCCGCCGCCGTCCGCCGAGAGCATCTCCGTGCGGATCCCGGCCCAGGCGGACGGAGGGGACGGCAAGGACCCCGACGTCTCGATACGGAGCCGTCTGCGGCGCCATCCGGTGCTGCTGACGACCGCGGTGGCCGCCGCCGTGCACCTTCTCTGGTTCTTCTTCTTCGCGAACAGCGGTGGCGACATCGCAGCCCAGGACGCCTGGGCCGAGTTCGTCGGCCGTCACCCCGGCACCGCGTACAACCTCGCCTGGTACGGGGGCATGCACCCGGTCTCGTACAGCGTGGTGTCGCCCTACCTGATGTCGGTGCTCGGCGTCCGTACGACGATGATGGTCGTCGGCACCGTGTCTTCGGCGCTCACGGCCCTGATCCTGGTGCGGGTGCCCGCCGTCCGAAACCCCCTGGCGTGCGCACTCGCCGGAGTCTTCGCCTACCTGTGCAACGCCCTGTCGGGCCGTGTGACGTTCGGGCTCGGCATGATGTTCGCGCTCGGTGCCGTCGCCGCGGTGTTCTGCTGGCCCCACCGCTGGCGCTACAAGCGGTGGGCGAAGGCCGTCGTCGCCGCGCCGCTGGCCGGGCTCGCGACGGCGGGCAGCCCGGTCGCCGGGCTCTTCCTCGGTGTGGTCGCCGCGGCCCTCTTCCTGAACAAACGGCGCCCCGGGGCGTACGCGCTGGGTCTGGCGCCCGTCGCGGTGGTGGTCCTCTCCGCGTGGCTGTTCCCGTTCTCGGGCACCCAGCCGATGGCTCTCGGGACCCTGTCGCTGCCCTTCCTCTACTCGGTCCTCGTCTTCTTCCTGGTGCCCCGCGACTGGCACACCGTGCGGACGGCCGCCGCGGTCTACGGTGCCGGGACGCTCCTGACGTACGTCGTCGACTCGCAGATCGGCTCGAACGTGTCGCGGATGGCGATGCTGTTCGCCGGGGTCGTCCTGCTGGCCGCGCTCCCGTACACGGCGCCGCGCACCCGGCGCTGGTACGCGCTGATCGTCGTCTTCGCCGGGCTGAACTTCTGGATCGGCTTCAAGGGCGTCGACGACATCGTCCGCACCGCACCCGCCGCGTCCTGGAACCGCGAACTGGCCCCGCTGGTCAACCAGCTCCAGAACGTCGGGGCGGAGCGTGGCAGGGTCGAGGTGGTCCCCGCCAGCAGCCACCGCGAGGCCTCCGCGCTCGCGCCGTACGTGAACCTGGCCCGCGGCTGGAACCGGCAGGCCGACATGAAGCGCAACCCGCTCTTCTACGACGACACCCTCGACCCCGTGAACTACCGCGAGTGGCTCGACCGCTGGGCCGTCCACTACGTGGTGCTGCCGACCGGTAAGCCCGACTCCGGAGGCGAGCAGGAGGCGGCGCTCGTCGAGAAGGGGCAGCCGTACCTGAAGGCCGTCTGGAGCGACGCCAACTGGAAGCTGTTCCGGGTCCTGGACCCGGTGCCGCTCGCCGACCCGCCGGCGACGGTGGAGAGGGCCGGCGACGACGAGCTGACGATCCGCGTGCAGACGGCGGGCCGTGTCCTGATCCGGATCCCGTACTCCCGGTGGCTCGCCGTCGTGGACGACGAGGGCAAGAGCGTGGAGCGTCCTCAGGAGACGGAGGAGTCCAAGAAGCGTTCGGCGGAGGACAGCGAGGCTCCGAAGAGCTTCACCAACGCCCACGGCTGCCTGATCAAGGTGGAGGAGGACGGCGACGGCGACGAGTGGACCGAGCTCCTGGCCCCGCGCGCGGGCGTCTACCGCCTGGCGGCGCCGTACCAGCTGCAACCGGGCACGCCTTGCCCCGAGGAACTGTGGCAATAG
- a CDS encoding winged helix DNA-binding domain-containing protein, translating to MAVLGPRALNRATLARQHLLERTTAPVEEVVAHLCGLQAQEPQEPFTGLWSRLYAFTPDRLDRALTERRVVRTHLMRRTVHLVAADDALSWRARHDAMLRQRVLATYRHELAGVDLDELAAAGRAVMADRRPRTMAELVDAVQDRWPGPPRRALGELLVAALVPMVQLPPRGLWRTKSGVRNLPLATWLGRDVTPLPGSDEGQEGDDPAGQQLVRRYLAAHGPAATADIRAWSGVAGLPAAVRALRDELVTFRDERGRVLLDLPDAPRPSPDTPAPVRFLPAFDNAILGYQDRSRIIDDAHRGLSVAGLRAVLVDGRVAATWTTDDRRLLVTPLRALSAPERQAVRVEGHDLATFLDRGIDRVDIAAVRTAIG from the coding sequence ATGGCCGTACTCGGGCCCCGTGCCCTCAACCGCGCCACCCTGGCCCGCCAGCACCTCCTCGAACGGACCACCGCGCCGGTCGAGGAGGTGGTGGCGCACCTCTGCGGCCTGCAGGCCCAGGAACCCCAGGAGCCCTTCACCGGCCTCTGGTCGAGGCTGTACGCCTTCACACCCGACCGGCTCGACCGGGCGCTGACGGAACGGCGCGTCGTACGCACGCATCTGATGCGCCGCACCGTCCATCTGGTCGCGGCCGACGACGCGCTCTCCTGGCGGGCCCGTCACGACGCCATGCTGCGCCAGCGGGTGCTGGCCACCTACCGGCACGAGCTCGCCGGTGTCGATCTCGACGAACTCGCCGCGGCCGGGCGAGCGGTCATGGCCGACCGGCGGCCCCGCACCATGGCCGAACTGGTCGACGCCGTACAGGACCGATGGCCCGGACCGCCCCGCCGCGCACTGGGGGAACTCCTCGTCGCGGCCCTCGTCCCGATGGTCCAGCTGCCCCCGCGCGGCCTGTGGCGGACGAAGAGCGGCGTACGGAATCTGCCCCTGGCCACCTGGCTCGGACGGGACGTCACCCCGCTGCCCGGGAGCGACGAGGGCCAGGAGGGCGACGACCCGGCCGGACAGCAGTTGGTACGCCGCTACCTCGCCGCCCACGGCCCCGCCGCCACCGCCGACATCCGCGCCTGGAGCGGTGTGGCGGGTCTCCCTGCGGCGGTCCGGGCCCTCCGGGACGAGCTGGTCACCTTCCGGGACGAGCGCGGCCGGGTACTGCTCGACCTGCCGGACGCACCCCGCCCGTCCCCGGACACACCCGCCCCCGTCCGGTTCCTCCCGGCCTTCGACAATGCGATCCTCGGCTACCAGGACCGCAGCCGCATCATCGACGACGCCCATCGCGGCCTGTCCGTCGCGGGCCTGCGCGCCGTGCTCGTCGACGGGCGCGTCGCCGCCACCTGGACGACGGACGACCGGCGGCTCCTCGTCACGCCCCTGCGAGCACTCTCCGCCCCGGAGCGGCAGGCCGTCAGGGTTGAGGGCCATGACCTGGCCACCTTCCTGGACCGGGGAATCGACCGGGTGGACATCGCGGCCGTCCGAACCGCCATCGGCTGA
- a CDS encoding helix-turn-helix domain-containing protein produces the protein MPTNVNPTVRRRRLGQELRRLREIKGMTAEEVAERLLVSQSKISRLENGRRSISQRDVRDLCGVYEVEDHRVVDSLMQMAKDSRQQGWWHAFGDIPYSVYIGLETDAESLRVYEPQIVPGLLQTRSYAEALINGALPEAPPSDIEKRVNVRARRQDRVNAPEHPLRLWAVIDESALRRLVGGKQVMLEQLEHLVEQSKLPHVTVQVLPFEMGAHPGINGQYAVLEFPDAADSSVVYIEGVTSDLYLEKANDVQRYSVMYEHLRAQALNVDQTRQFIGDIAKGYTR, from the coding sequence GTGCCGACCAACGTCAATCCCACCGTCAGACGACGCCGGTTGGGTCAGGAATTGCGCCGCCTCCGCGAGATCAAGGGCATGACGGCCGAGGAGGTCGCGGAGAGGCTGCTGGTCTCGCAGTCGAAGATCAGCCGTCTGGAGAACGGCCGCCGTTCCATCAGCCAGCGCGATGTACGCGACCTCTGCGGGGTCTACGAGGTCGAGGACCACCGGGTCGTCGACTCGTTGATGCAGATGGCGAAGGACTCCCGCCAGCAGGGCTGGTGGCACGCCTTCGGCGACATCCCGTACAGCGTGTACATCGGGCTGGAGACGGACGCCGAGTCCCTCCGGGTGTACGAACCCCAGATCGTCCCGGGGCTGCTGCAGACCCGCAGTTACGCGGAGGCGCTGATCAACGGCGCCCTGCCCGAGGCTCCGCCGTCCGACATCGAGAAGCGGGTGAACGTCCGGGCCCGCCGCCAGGACCGCGTCAACGCGCCCGAGCACCCGCTGCGTCTGTGGGCCGTGATCGACGAGTCCGCCCTGCGCCGGCTGGTGGGCGGCAAGCAGGTCATGCTCGAACAGCTGGAGCACCTCGTCGAGCAGTCCAAGCTGCCGCACGTGACCGTGCAGGTGCTGCCCTTCGAGATGGGCGCCCACCCCGGCATCAACGGTCAGTACGCCGTTCTCGAGTTCCCCGACGCCGCGGACTCCAGCGTCGTGTACATCGAGGGGGTCACCAGCGACCTCTACCTGGAGAAGGCGAACGACGTGCAGCGCTACAGCGTCATGTACGAGCACCTGCGGGCGCAGGCGCTGAACGTGGACCAGACCCGCCAGTTCAT
- a CDS encoding aminoglycoside phosphotransferase family protein, which yields MHADGTYTDEALVRRLLAAQFPDWADLPVERVGSHGTVNAVYRLGTELAVRLPRVEGGSKDVAAEHRWLPRLAERLPFAVPVPLAEGVPAEGYPWSWSVCRWIDGDNPAVGSGGACLAADIAEFVLALRRVDTTDAPPAYRSEPLAARDTATRGALETLHGVIDIARAAAVWSDALGAPGPQGPLVWVHGDLQPGNVLVSGGRLGAVIDFGCMGLADPAVDLIAGWYLLPAGPRRHFRTRVGADAAEWVRARGWALSIALMELSYYRTSNQMMASTARHVIGEILEETGRAGSAG from the coding sequence ATGCACGCCGACGGGACGTACACGGACGAGGCGCTCGTACGACGCCTGCTCGCCGCACAGTTTCCCGACTGGGCGGATCTTCCCGTCGAGCGGGTCGGATCCCACGGAACGGTCAACGCCGTCTACCGGCTGGGGACGGAACTGGCGGTGCGGCTGCCACGCGTCGAGGGCGGCTCGAAGGACGTTGCGGCGGAGCACCGCTGGCTGCCCCGCCTCGCCGAGCGCCTTCCCTTCGCCGTCCCCGTCCCGCTGGCCGAGGGCGTGCCCGCGGAGGGCTACCCCTGGTCATGGTCGGTCTGCCGCTGGATCGACGGCGACAACCCGGCCGTCGGTTCGGGCGGCGCCTGCCTCGCCGCCGACATCGCGGAATTCGTCCTGGCGCTGCGCCGCGTCGACACCACCGACGCCCCGCCCGCCTACCGCAGTGAACCGCTTGCCGCACGGGACACGGCCACCCGGGGCGCTCTGGAAACGCTGCACGGCGTCATCGACATCGCGAGGGCGGCAGCCGTCTGGTCCGACGCCCTGGGCGCCCCCGGCCCGCAGGGCCCGCTCGTGTGGGTCCACGGAGATCTGCAGCCGGGCAACGTCCTGGTCTCGGGCGGCCGGCTCGGCGCGGTCATCGACTTCGGTTGCATGGGGCTCGCCGACCCCGCGGTCGACCTGATCGCGGGCTGGTACCTGCTGCCCGCCGGGCCGAGGCGGCACTTCCGTACGCGGGTGGGGGCGGACGCGGCGGAGTGGGTGCGGGCCCGGGGATGGGCCCTGTCCATCGCGCTCATGGAGCTCTCGTACTACCGGACGTCGAACCAGATGATGGCGTCGACCGCACGGCATGTGATCGGGGAGATCCTGGAGGAGACGGGGCGGGCCGGCAGCGCGGGGTGA
- a CDS encoding VOC family protein, whose amino-acid sequence MSVTTTTHLNFRGDARAALDHYRSVFGGRMTAVTYKDTGAAQNGNEADWLVWGEVVGDDGFHVMAYDVPSSLPWNQGDRPFFVSVRGDDADGISALWQKLAEGSTVVQPLASSQWAPLYGMLTDRFGVTWVLDVAAPYNG is encoded by the coding sequence ATGTCCGTCACGACCACCACCCACCTGAACTTCCGGGGCGACGCACGGGCGGCGCTGGACCACTACCGGTCCGTCTTCGGCGGGCGCATGACCGCCGTCACGTACAAGGACACCGGCGCCGCGCAGAACGGGAACGAGGCGGACTGGCTGGTGTGGGGCGAGGTGGTGGGCGACGACGGCTTCCATGTCATGGCCTACGACGTGCCCTCCTCGCTGCCCTGGAACCAGGGCGACCGGCCGTTCTTCGTGTCCGTGCGCGGTGACGACGCCGACGGGATCAGCGCCCTGTGGCAGAAACTGGCGGAGGGTTCGACGGTGGTCCAGCCCCTGGCGTCATCGCAGTGGGCACCGCTCTACGGCATGCTCACCGACCGCTTCGGCGTGACCTGGGTCCTGGACGTGGCGGCCCCGTACAACGGCTGA
- a CDS encoding D-alanyl-D-alanine carboxypeptidase codes for MAGESPGKSDQRKSSGTAEERDPRFAVFREPVAEADGHTAVGKAAEGSADAGTDSATAVFRLPPSAKAEASEDASASAKGAEGPGGASTPQEGASAPSEADDATGGAPEAPGAPAGAAGPGEAAKPEPVADSGAGAGAGPEAEAEAEVDAVPEGDEEQGAGAADSERAADSGRASDSDPVGDSGREEAAEAASGAEPEAGSDTAPKPTDARLRAAVAAWVATGPDEEAAAQDGDPEDADKAPEADADPSGADGKAADGDGAAVTDEKATSDGGATKAAADVTTPDTDAPTDADAAADDKPSAGAASKGSAEAEAEAEADKAPAAATAAPAPVGGPRVPKTREEATPAKEPESASDGRGIDHPTAVFKAPRAEQLDQPTTALKLPAKAKAQAKEPAKTEEPAPEKEAERKPSWASKVAGTTEAPETPAERTSKFVPLRSDDVRPAAVVGPTVTPDVAARPGTPGAPGAGLVEAERTRQQPMPPRPPLDLLAELTNTPPPPETPVRTAVRRVKIWTPLVLLLLVIFAIAQAVRPLPDPVLTLSADPTYTFGGEKLDMPWPEEGQGAVEVEGVGTIGTYGKEKSAPVASVAKIMTAYVILQGHPITGKEKGEQIEVDAKAGEEADRPDESTAPIKEGQKYTERQMLQLLMIPSGNNVARLLARWDATTEKAFVEKMNAAAKDLGMTNSVYTDPSGLESTTRSTPADQLKLAKAVMQNDVFREIVNMPQAEIPGIGKMIYNNNNILLEPGVSGIKTGSSTPAGGNLVWTAETIIDGKSRRIIGAVMGADVDGTLDAKLQRALQSSLALIQTAQDGVDSATVVKKGQVVGYVDNGFGTRTPVVATKDLKAVGWGGLEVDLKLTDGGKTPAHVAEAGTVVGEVTVGTGTGKVSAPVALRSAMTEPGFGDKLTRIG; via the coding sequence GTGGCGGGCGAGTCCCCCGGCAAGTCGGATCAGCGGAAGTCGTCGGGGACGGCTGAGGAGCGCGATCCGCGCTTCGCCGTGTTCCGCGAACCGGTCGCTGAGGCGGACGGGCACACGGCGGTCGGGAAAGCGGCGGAAGGGTCGGCGGACGCCGGGACGGACAGCGCGACGGCGGTCTTCCGTCTGCCGCCGTCCGCGAAGGCCGAGGCGTCCGAGGACGCCTCCGCGTCCGCGAAGGGCGCAGAGGGCCCTGGAGGGGCCTCCACGCCCCAGGAGGGCGCCTCGGCACCCTCCGAGGCGGACGACGCGACCGGGGGAGCCCCCGAGGCGCCTGGAGCGCCTGCGGGCGCGGCTGGACCGGGCGAGGCGGCGAAGCCGGAGCCGGTGGCCGATTCCGGTGCCGGTGCCGGTGCCGGGCCTGAGGCGGAAGCCGAGGCCGAGGTCGACGCCGTGCCCGAGGGCGACGAGGAGCAGGGGGCCGGTGCCGCCGATTCCGAGCGGGCCGCCGACTCCGGGCGGGCTTCGGACTCCGATCCCGTCGGCGACTCCGGGCGTGAGGAGGCCGCCGAGGCCGCTTCGGGCGCTGAGCCCGAGGCAGGGTCGGACACCGCGCCGAAGCCGACGGACGCGCGGCTCCGCGCCGCCGTGGCCGCGTGGGTGGCGACCGGGCCCGACGAGGAAGCCGCAGCTCAGGACGGCGATCCCGAGGACGCCGACAAGGCGCCCGAGGCTGACGCCGACCCGTCCGGGGCCGACGGCAAGGCTGCCGACGGAGACGGTGCGGCCGTCACCGACGAGAAGGCGACGAGCGACGGCGGGGCGACGAAGGCGGCTGCCGACGTGACGACGCCGGACACCGACGCACCCACGGACGCCGACGCCGCTGCCGACGACAAGCCGTCCGCCGGTGCCGCCTCCAAGGGTTCCGCCGAAGCCGAAGCCGAAGCCGAAGCCGACAAGGCTCCGGCCGCCGCCACCGCGGCGCCCGCCCCCGTCGGCGGTCCCCGGGTCCCGAAGACCCGCGAGGAGGCGACCCCGGCCAAGGAGCCGGAGTCCGCGTCCGACGGGCGAGGAATCGATCATCCGACCGCCGTCTTCAAGGCGCCGCGGGCCGAACAGCTCGACCAGCCGACGACCGCGCTGAAGCTGCCGGCGAAGGCGAAGGCGCAGGCGAAGGAGCCGGCGAAGACCGAGGAGCCTGCGCCGGAGAAGGAGGCCGAGCGGAAGCCCTCCTGGGCCTCCAAGGTCGCCGGGACCACGGAGGCTCCCGAGACCCCCGCGGAGCGGACGAGCAAGTTCGTGCCGCTGCGCTCGGACGACGTACGCCCCGCGGCCGTCGTCGGACCGACGGTCACCCCTGACGTCGCCGCGCGACCCGGCACGCCCGGGGCTCCCGGTGCAGGTCTCGTCGAGGCCGAGCGGACCCGGCAGCAGCCCATGCCGCCCAGGCCGCCGCTCGACCTGCTCGCGGAGCTCACGAACACCCCGCCGCCCCCGGAAACCCCGGTCCGTACCGCGGTACGGCGGGTCAAGATCTGGACCCCGCTGGTCCTGCTGCTCCTTGTCATCTTTGCGATCGCGCAGGCTGTGCGGCCGCTGCCCGACCCCGTGCTGACGCTCTCCGCCGACCCCACGTACACCTTCGGCGGCGAGAAGCTGGACATGCCGTGGCCGGAGGAGGGCCAGGGCGCCGTCGAGGTCGAGGGCGTCGGCACCATCGGCACGTACGGCAAGGAGAAGTCCGCGCCGGTCGCGAGCGTCGCCAAGATCATGACGGCGTACGTGATCCTCCAGGGGCACCCCATCACCGGTAAGGAGAAGGGGGAGCAGATCGAGGTCGACGCGAAGGCCGGCGAGGAGGCGGACCGCCCGGACGAGTCGACGGCGCCGATCAAGGAGGGGCAGAAGTACACGGAGCGCCAGATGCTCCAGCTCCTGATGATCCCCTCCGGCAACAACGTGGCCCGGCTCCTCGCCCGGTGGGACGCCACCACCGAGAAGGCGTTCGTCGAGAAGATGAACGCGGCGGCGAAGGACCTCGGGATGACGAACTCGGTCTACACGGACCCGAGCGGTCTCGAGTCCACCACCCGGTCCACCCCGGCCGACCAGCTCAAGCTGGCCAAGGCGGTCATGCAGAACGATGTCTTCCGGGAGATCGTGAACATGCCGCAGGCCGAGATCCCGGGCATCGGCAAGATGATCTACAACAACAACAACATCCTGCTGGAACCGGGCGTGAGCGGCATCAAGACCGGCTCGTCGACCCCTGCGGGCGGCAACCTCGTCTGGACCGCCGAGACGATCATCGACGGCAAGTCCCGGCGGATCATCGGAGCGGTCATGGGCGCCGACGTCGACGGGACCCTGGACGCCAAGCTGCAGCGCGCCCTGCAGAGCAGCCTGGCGCTGATCCAGACCGCCCAGGACGGCGTCGACTCCGCCACCGTCGTCAAGAAGGGCCAGGTCGTCGGCTACGTGGACAACGGCTTCGGTACCCGCACCCCGGTGGTCGCGACCAAGGACCTGAAGGCCGTCGGCTGGGGTGGCCTCGAGGTCGACCTGAAGCTCACGGACGGCGGGAAGACCCCCGCCCACGTGGCGGAGGCGGGCACCGTCGTCGGTGAGGTGACGGTCGGCACGGGCACCGGCAAGGTCTCCGCCCCCGTCGCCCTCCGGAGCGCGATGACGGAACCGGGCTTCGGCGACAAGCTCACCCGCATCGGCTGA
- a CDS encoding ATP-grasp domain-containing protein codes for MRLILPPRLTASARTLRDTARRRGLRITQLPDSTVPGELLGGDAHLHAGPSFADAVAPALGILPLEAPTDWLARLPTTFVRREIRAMPIREAYGLRRPVFVKSPNDKSIPALVYADGSRLPGPDAVGPETVVLVSDVVTFDAEYRLYMLDGQVHTGSRYATSGRLDLGPLSPGAHAFGSDLLAAAGHTLPSAIVVDVGTTDTGQWAVVEANAAWASGCYVSDPDRALDVVLRAAGPAAQLAERDAAFVR; via the coding sequence ATGCGCCTCATACTCCCGCCCCGTCTCACCGCCTCCGCCCGAACCCTCCGGGACACCGCCCGGCGACGGGGCCTGCGCATCACGCAGCTGCCGGACAGCACGGTGCCCGGGGAACTGCTCGGCGGGGACGCCCATCTGCACGCCGGCCCGTCCTTCGCCGACGCCGTGGCCCCCGCGCTGGGCATCCTTCCGCTGGAAGCCCCCACCGACTGGCTGGCCCGGCTGCCCACCACGTTCGTCCGGCGCGAGATCCGCGCGATGCCCATCCGTGAGGCGTACGGACTGCGCCGCCCGGTCTTCGTCAAGTCCCCGAACGACAAGAGCATCCCGGCGCTGGTCTACGCGGACGGGTCCCGGCTGCCGGGGCCGGACGCGGTCGGTCCGGAGACGGTGGTACTGGTGAGCGATGTCGTCACCTTCGATGCCGAGTACCGGCTGTACATGCTGGACGGGCAGGTCCACACCGGCAGCCGGTACGCCACATCCGGACGGCTGGACCTGGGTCCCCTGTCCCCCGGAGCTCATGCGTTCGGCTCGGATCTGCTCGCCGCCGCCGGGCACACCCTGCCGTCCGCGATCGTCGTCGACGTCGGGACCACCGACACGGGGCAGTGGGCGGTCGTGGAGGCCAACGCGGCCTGGGCGAGCGGGTGTTACGTCTCCGACCCGGACCGCGCCCTGGACGTCGTACTCAGGGCCGCCGGTCCGGCCGCGCAGCTGGCGGAGCGCGACGCGGCGTTCGTCCGGTGA
- a CDS encoding adhesin, with product MRCQHHGGERTGPLPGMVCPRCGSVERSPHGSGSWIAQETFMGRVSTLTRRRKALLAAGVVVAVGGLAAAASLLAEGVGGARPEAVGRAGAVPAPVGGGAPTRIGQAGTDETEPPGGTDPVEPGDVTPEPSATTVSYRFTAWAGPGCTTGAYMENGRFENGDAGWYTVESGGFGESPCDGRFSALPMSGSPDQDRGSSAVWSWYLGDGFRECALTVFVPRSVRDSDVAGAPSVYRVLSDPRDTDSAYTGFAVRQPEHRGTAVDVRSYPVKGDTFAVQLVDRGRDWGDAELVGAHHAAAQLKASCR from the coding sequence ATGAGGTGCCAACATCACGGCGGTGAACGCACCGGTCCGCTGCCGGGCATGGTCTGTCCCCGGTGCGGTTCCGTGGAGCGCTCGCCGCACGGAAGCGGTTCCTGGATAGCCCAGGAGACGTTCATGGGCCGGGTCTCCACGCTCACCCGGCGGCGGAAGGCTCTGCTGGCGGCGGGCGTCGTGGTGGCCGTGGGAGGGCTGGCCGCCGCCGCGTCACTGCTCGCCGAGGGCGTTGGAGGGGCGCGCCCCGAGGCGGTGGGCCGGGCCGGAGCCGTGCCGGCACCGGTCGGTGGCGGGGCCCCGACCCGGATCGGGCAGGCCGGAACCGATGAGACGGAGCCGCCCGGCGGCACCGACCCCGTGGAGCCCGGCGACGTCACCCCGGAACCTTCCGCCACCACGGTCAGCTACCGCTTCACGGCGTGGGCCGGGCCCGGCTGCACCACGGGTGCCTACATGGAGAACGGGCGGTTCGAGAACGGCGACGCGGGCTGGTACACCGTCGAGTCGGGCGGTTTCGGGGAGAGCCCGTGCGACGGCCGGTTCAGTGCCCTCCCCATGTCGGGGAGCCCGGACCAGGACCGGGGGAGCAGCGCCGTCTGGTCCTGGTACCTCGGTGACGGCTTCCGCGAGTGCGCGCTCACGGTCTTCGTGCCGCGCAGTGTCCGGGACAGCGATGTGGCGGGCGCCCCGAGCGTCTACCGGGTGCTCTCCGACCCGCGCGACACGGACTCGGCGTACACGGGCTTCGCCGTGCGCCAGCCCGAGCACCGGGGTACCGCCGTCGACGTACGGAGCTACCCGGTCAAGGGGGACACCTTCGCCGTGCAGCTCGTCGACCGCGGCCGGGACTGGGGCGACGCGGAACTGGTGGGCGCGCACCACGCCGCGGCTCAGCTCAAGGCCTCCTGCCGCTGA